The following proteins come from a genomic window of Geothrix edaphica:
- a CDS encoding 5-formyltetrahydrofolate cyclo-ligase — translation MDTKAELRAHLKARREALSADSREIWSAAISGHLDHLCRNRRITRLGAFWPFGPEIDLRPAVTAHPDWLWFFPRVASTQPPRLVWGTEPLEKGHWGLLEPALAQHFLPPVQLLLVPGLAFDDEGHRIGYGRGFYDALLAKLPEDVLTVGVGFEVQMHLPVPVEPHDWPVQALLSERGFRLLRTEA, via the coding sequence ATGGACACCAAGGCCGAGCTCCGCGCCCACTTGAAGGCCCGCCGGGAGGCGCTGTCCGCGGACTCGCGGGAGATCTGGTCCGCGGCCATCTCCGGCCACCTCGACCACCTCTGCCGGAACCGCCGTATCACCCGCCTCGGTGCCTTCTGGCCCTTCGGCCCAGAGATCGACCTGAGGCCGGCCGTCACGGCCCACCCGGACTGGCTCTGGTTCTTCCCGCGCGTGGCCTCCACCCAGCCGCCCCGGCTGGTCTGGGGGACCGAGCCCCTGGAGAAGGGCCACTGGGGCCTTCTTGAGCCCGCTCTGGCCCAGCACTTCCTGCCGCCGGTGCAGCTGCTGCTGGTGCCGGGCCTGGCCTTCGACGACGAGGGCCATCGCATCGGCTATGGCCGCGGCTTCTACGATGCCCTCCTGGCGAAGCTGCCGGAGGACGTGCTCACCGTGGGCGTCGGCTTCGAGGTCCAGATGCACCTGCCTGTGCCCGTGGAGCCCCACGACTGGCCCGTCCAGGCTCTCCTGAGCGAGCGCGGCTTCCGCCTCCTGAGGACTGAGGCCTGA
- a CDS encoding FHA domain-containing protein, whose product MPYLSWMEGNQPFRHAVVEDPCVLGRDPMACALARPALDTVSPVHAALSRAGDGWQVKDLGSAGGTTLNGIPLKPPSSQPLRDGDELVLGTWRLTFTAGFPGLDGTTFVERVGDLFDELRAHPGRTFLAELRQLYAATERLLGEVDSGALERVMLEECLRLLAGDRGFFVRRQEPGTWHSIHQLGAGPEGTGPAQVVLDYVAREQTAILSNHPGADPRLEAASPLERGRGPLLCAALADAGGMEAAIYLERESGGQPFSRLDLATLQAYVRRGSLVLRQARLGRALRQADQQRVEALATERLESLRQLAGTLKHEINNPLAVISMQVEMLQRKYPEEAKLAKIGEMADRIKVLLQGLQQMRETPTEGYADGSSILKLE is encoded by the coding sequence ATGCCCTATCTGTCATGGATGGAGGGGAACCAGCCCTTCCGGCATGCCGTGGTGGAGGACCCCTGCGTGCTGGGCCGCGACCCCATGGCCTGCGCTCTGGCGCGACCGGCGCTCGACACGGTGTCGCCGGTCCATGCCGCCCTCTCCCGGGCTGGGGACGGCTGGCAGGTGAAGGACCTGGGCTCGGCGGGCGGTACCACCCTGAATGGGATCCCCTTGAAGCCTCCATCAAGCCAGCCCCTCCGGGATGGAGACGAGCTGGTGCTGGGTACCTGGCGGCTGACCTTCACCGCTGGGTTTCCGGGTCTCGATGGAACCACCTTCGTGGAGCGGGTGGGGGATCTCTTCGATGAGCTGAGGGCCCATCCGGGGCGGACCTTCCTCGCCGAACTGCGGCAGCTGTACGCCGCGACCGAGCGGCTGCTGGGAGAGGTGGATTCGGGTGCCCTGGAAAGGGTCATGCTGGAGGAATGCCTGCGCCTGCTGGCCGGCGACCGGGGCTTCTTCGTCCGGCGCCAGGAGCCGGGCACCTGGCACTCGATCCACCAGCTTGGAGCGGGTCCTGAGGGGACCGGGCCGGCGCAGGTGGTGCTCGACTACGTGGCGCGGGAGCAGACGGCGATCCTTTCCAACCATCCCGGGGCGGACCCCAGGCTCGAGGCGGCGAGTCCCCTGGAGCGGGGACGCGGTCCCCTTCTCTGCGCGGCCTTGGCGGATGCGGGTGGCATGGAGGCGGCCATCTACCTGGAGCGCGAATCCGGTGGGCAGCCCTTCAGCCGCCTCGACCTGGCGACCCTCCAGGCCTACGTCCGCCGAGGCTCCCTGGTCCTCCGCCAGGCCAGGTTGGGCAGGGCGCTCCGCCAGGCGGATCAGCAGCGGGTCGAGGCCCTGGCCACCGAGCGCCTGGAGTCTCTGCGCCAGCTCGCGGGGACCCTCAAGCATGAGATCAACAACCCTCTGGCGGTCATCTCCATGCAGGTGGAGATGCTCCAGCGGAAGTACCCCGAGGAGGCCAAGCTGGCCAAGATCGGGGAGATGGCCGACCGCATCAAGGTTCTGCTCCAGGGCCTGCAGCAGATGCGGGAGACCCCCACGGAAGGCTACGCGGATGGTTCGAGCATCCTGAAGCTGGAATAG
- a CDS encoding YhbY family RNA-binding protein, whose translation MLTSKQRQFLKAQAHKLKPVMHVGKGGVTPAQAAELDVMMDSLELVKIKVNQNSFEDEATAAAALCAAVPGLEHVWTIGHTMLFFRPSRTRDTRYPLPA comes from the coding sequence ATGTTGACCTCGAAACAGCGCCAGTTCCTCAAGGCCCAGGCCCACAAACTCAAGCCCGTCATGCACGTGGGGAAGGGCGGCGTGACCCCCGCCCAGGCCGCCGAGCTGGATGTGATGATGGACAGCCTCGAGCTGGTGAAGATCAAGGTCAACCAGAACAGCTTCGAGGACGAGGCCACGGCCGCCGCGGCCCTCTGTGCCGCCGTGCCGGGCCTTGAACACGTCTGGACCATCGGCCACACCATGCTGTTCTTCCGGCCCAGCCGCACCCGCGACACGCGGTATCCTCTGCCCGCCTGA
- a CDS encoding IgA Peptidase M64 yields MLRSLLLSLATLACLAAPPRTMRVDYGHTGDATSERFGVDRVVLEPLPWPGDLAKAIDDSNLGKYCFEVADKATGKLLYSRGFASIYGEWETTDEARTLSRSFSESLRFPQPDTPVRIQVKKRDERNAFKTLWTFDLDPRDPLIERAPAPDAGGLIALQKAGDPARKVDFLILGDGYTAAERGKFEQQARKVMELLFQQTPFKEHRQDFNVWALCPPATESGISRPSTGVHKRTPLGATYDAFGSERYVLTFDNRAWRDIAAQAPYEFVEILVNAETYGGGGIHNLYSTASAGNSTIGYLFVHEFGHHFAGLADEYYTSDVAVTNSPSRPEPWEPNATADPKHPKWAALLTAGVPLPTPWKKDEFEAHSHAYQKERRAIRAANKPEAEMDALFAREKVYETKLLGTDAHSGKVGAFEGANYEAKGYFRSQEDCLMFTRDDVGFCAACRAAIERVIRQYATTKP; encoded by the coding sequence ATGCTCCGCTCCCTGCTGCTCTCCCTCGCCACCTTGGCCTGCCTGGCCGCCCCGCCCCGCACGATGCGCGTGGACTACGGGCATACGGGAGACGCCACTTCCGAGCGGTTCGGTGTAGATCGCGTGGTGCTGGAACCTCTGCCCTGGCCCGGCGACCTCGCCAAGGCCATCGACGATAGCAACCTCGGGAAGTATTGCTTCGAGGTGGCGGACAAGGCCACGGGTAAGCTCCTCTACTCCCGGGGCTTCGCCAGCATCTACGGCGAGTGGGAGACCACGGACGAGGCCAGGACCCTGAGCCGGAGTTTCTCCGAGTCTCTGCGCTTCCCCCAGCCGGACACCCCCGTGCGCATCCAGGTGAAGAAGCGCGATGAGCGGAATGCCTTCAAGACTCTCTGGACCTTCGACCTCGATCCCAGGGACCCCCTCATCGAGCGTGCCCCGGCCCCAGACGCCGGTGGCCTCATCGCCCTCCAGAAGGCCGGCGATCCCGCCAGGAAGGTGGACTTCCTCATCCTGGGCGATGGGTACACCGCCGCCGAGAGGGGCAAATTCGAGCAGCAGGCCCGCAAGGTCATGGAGCTGCTCTTCCAGCAGACCCCCTTCAAGGAGCACCGACAGGACTTCAACGTCTGGGCGCTCTGCCCGCCTGCGACGGAGAGCGGCATCTCCCGGCCCTCCACGGGCGTCCACAAGCGCACGCCCCTGGGCGCCACCTATGATGCCTTCGGCAGCGAGCGGTATGTGCTCACCTTCGACAACCGCGCCTGGCGCGACATCGCGGCCCAGGCGCCCTACGAGTTCGTGGAGATCCTGGTGAACGCCGAGACCTACGGCGGCGGCGGGATCCACAACCTGTACAGCACGGCCTCCGCGGGCAACAGCACCATCGGCTACCTCTTCGTCCACGAGTTCGGTCACCACTTCGCAGGGTTGGCGGACGAGTACTACACCTCCGACGTGGCCGTCACCAACAGCCCTTCGCGTCCCGAGCCCTGGGAACCCAATGCCACCGCGGACCCGAAGCATCCGAAATGGGCCGCCCTGTTGACGGCCGGCGTGCCCCTGCCCACGCCCTGGAAGAAGGACGAATTCGAGGCCCACAGCCACGCCTACCAGAAGGAGCGCCGGGCCATCCGCGCCGCCAACAAGCCTGAAGCCGAGATGGACGCCCTCTTCGCCCGGGAGAAGGTCTACGAGACGAAGCTCCTGGGCACCGACGCCCACAGCGGCAAGGTCGGCGCCTTCGAGGGGGCCAACTACGAGGCCAAGGGCTACTTCCGGAGCCAGGAGGACTGCCTCATGTTCACCCGGGACGACGTGGGCTTCTGCGCCGCCTGCCGGGCCGCCATCGAGCGCGTGATCCGGCAGTACGCCACCACCAAGCCCTGA
- a CDS encoding serine/threonine-protein kinase: protein MLPSGTHLGPYEIQSPLGSGGMGQVYRALDTRTRQPVALKVLRGALVHDGERLARFQQEARTLAAIEHPALPVIYEWSTDDPIPYIAMELLEGETLQQRLQRGALPPKEALDLAHQLALGLTATHERGIIHRDLKPGNLFITTEGRLKILDFGLSKALPTLLDEQTQIQRPETSHQTQVGTMMGTVGYMAPEQVRGRDLDPRADLFVCGILLYEMLFGRRAFSGDSPVEVLNAILKEEPPLRAASPSPYSPELIGLLKHCLEKNPEDRIPTAQQLASRLAALQHKGVALHGLGRLFQGRAGWVALALALGGLGLDLGHRWGHRDPPTLKRLTFRQGLIRSARLSPDGQEVLYSAAWSGGPLQIFSTRPDSPESHALELPGADLLGLSRSGDLAIALGSRPIQSWMWRGTLAAVPLAGGAPRALMEQVVAADWSPDGSELLVVRNTEGKALLEFPLGHPIAESPGWISHPRVSPRGDRIAYLEHPVSGDDAGYPVVVDRQGARRVLTGSWPSIQGLAWKGDEVWFTAAEHGVARGLYAVDHGAPRLVLKVPAPLTLQDISRDGNRVLLTKEVMRTGIQSLRPGAERERELSWLDWSLVQDLSADGSTLIFNEQGEGSGAHYDIYLRRTDGSPAVRLAKGAYPALSPDGRHVAALAVGTPRRIQILPTGTGDVLTLPDPGLETIHRLRWFPDGRRLLVQANRTGEGTRLLAVSLDGKPAEFLTPAGYQFFGQPISPDGHRLITRIGEQEDRIFTPEDGRSQPIPGLRPQERVVRWTPDGKGLWVVDLHDMPCTVHHLDLATGTRRKLLEIAPEDLAGLTVSNFLLTPDAKGYAYAYRRVLSELYLYEGLR from the coding sequence ATGCTCCCTTCCGGAACCCACCTCGGCCCCTACGAGATCCAATCGCCCCTTGGTTCGGGGGGCATGGGGCAGGTTTATCGGGCCCTCGACACCCGGACCCGGCAGCCTGTGGCCCTCAAGGTGCTCAGGGGAGCGCTGGTCCATGACGGAGAACGGCTGGCCCGCTTCCAGCAGGAGGCCCGGACGCTGGCGGCCATCGAGCATCCCGCCCTTCCGGTCATCTACGAATGGAGCACGGACGACCCGATCCCCTACATCGCCATGGAACTTCTGGAGGGGGAGACGCTGCAGCAGCGGCTGCAGCGGGGGGCCCTCCCCCCCAAAGAGGCGCTGGACCTGGCCCACCAGCTCGCGTTGGGGCTGACGGCCACCCACGAGCGGGGGATCATCCACCGGGACCTGAAGCCCGGGAACCTGTTCATCACCACGGAAGGGCGGCTGAAGATCCTGGATTTCGGTTTGTCCAAAGCCCTTCCCACCCTCCTGGATGAGCAGACCCAGATCCAGCGACCGGAGACGAGCCACCAGACGCAGGTGGGCACCATGATGGGCACCGTCGGGTACATGGCCCCCGAGCAGGTGCGGGGCCGGGACCTGGACCCCCGCGCCGACCTCTTCGTCTGCGGCATCCTGCTCTACGAGATGCTCTTCGGCCGGCGGGCCTTCTCCGGCGACTCGCCGGTGGAAGTCCTCAACGCCATCCTCAAGGAGGAGCCCCCCCTCCGGGCCGCCTCCCCCAGTCCCTACTCGCCGGAGCTCATCGGGCTGCTGAAGCACTGCCTCGAGAAGAACCCGGAAGATCGCATCCCCACGGCCCAGCAGCTGGCCTCACGCCTGGCGGCGCTTCAACACAAGGGGGTCGCCCTCCATGGACTCGGCCGGCTCTTCCAGGGCCGTGCGGGCTGGGTGGCCCTGGCCCTGGCGCTGGGGGGCCTGGGCCTGGACCTCGGTCACCGCTGGGGCCACCGGGATCCCCCCACCCTCAAGCGGCTGACCTTCCGGCAGGGCCTGATCCGCAGCGCCCGGCTGAGCCCCGACGGCCAGGAGGTGCTCTACAGCGCCGCGTGGTCCGGCGGCCCCCTCCAGATCTTCTCCACCCGTCCTGACAGCCCTGAAAGCCACGCCCTGGAGCTGCCAGGGGCGGACCTGCTCGGCCTGTCCCGCTCCGGGGACCTGGCGATCGCCCTGGGCAGCCGCCCCATCCAAAGCTGGATGTGGCGGGGCACCCTGGCCGCAGTCCCCCTGGCCGGCGGCGCTCCCAGGGCCCTGATGGAACAGGTGGTCGCCGCCGACTGGAGCCCCGACGGCTCTGAGCTGCTGGTGGTCCGCAACACCGAGGGCAAGGCCCTGCTCGAATTCCCCCTCGGCCATCCCATCGCCGAGTCCCCAGGCTGGATCAGCCACCCTCGGGTCTCGCCCAGAGGTGACCGCATCGCCTATCTCGAGCATCCAGTGTCCGGAGACGACGCGGGTTACCCGGTCGTGGTGGACCGCCAGGGCGCCCGGCGCGTCCTGACCGGATCCTGGCCCAGCATCCAAGGGCTGGCCTGGAAGGGGGACGAGGTCTGGTTCACGGCCGCCGAACATGGCGTGGCCCGGGGCCTCTACGCGGTGGACCATGGCGCTCCGAGACTGGTCCTGAAGGTGCCCGCCCCCCTGACGCTGCAGGACATCTCCCGGGACGGGAACCGGGTGCTCCTCACCAAGGAGGTCATGCGCACCGGCATCCAGAGCCTGCGGCCTGGCGCGGAGCGGGAGCGGGAGCTCTCCTGGCTGGACTGGTCCCTGGTGCAGGACCTCTCGGCGGACGGCTCCACCCTGATCTTCAACGAGCAGGGCGAGGGATCCGGGGCCCACTACGACATCTACCTCCGCCGGACGGACGGGAGCCCGGCCGTCCGCCTGGCCAAGGGCGCCTACCCCGCCCTCAGCCCCGATGGGCGCCATGTGGCGGCGCTGGCCGTGGGAACGCCCCGCCGGATCCAGATCCTTCCCACCGGAACCGGCGACGTCCTCACCCTCCCCGACCCAGGCCTGGAGACCATCCACCGGCTGCGCTGGTTTCCGGATGGACGGCGGCTCCTGGTGCAGGCCAACCGCACCGGAGAGGGCACGCGGCTGCTCGCCGTGTCCCTCGATGGGAAGCCGGCCGAATTCCTGACCCCGGCCGGGTATCAGTTCTTCGGCCAGCCCATCAGCCCCGACGGGCATCGGCTCATCACCCGCATCGGGGAGCAGGAGGACAGGATCTTCACGCCGGAAGACGGCAGATCCCAACCCATTCCGGGCCTGCGCCCCCAGGAGCGGGTGGTCCGCTGGACGCCCGATGGCAAGGGGCTCTGGGTGGTCGATCTGCATGACATGCCCTGCACCGTCCATCACCTGGACCTCGCCACGGGCACCCGGAGGAAGCTCCTGGAGATCGCCCCCGAGGATCTGGCCGGGCTGACGGTCAGCAACTTCCTCCTCACCCCCGAC